Genomic segment of Arthrobacter antioxidans:
GCCAAACCAGGAGTAATCGGTGGATTCCAACGACGTCCAGGCAGATCTCAAGCACGTCCTCTATACCCGGGAGGAGATCCAGCAGCGGATCAACGAGCTCGCGGAGCAGATCGATGCCGACTACCAGGGCCGGGACATCCTCCTCGTGGGCGTGCTCAAGGGCGCGGTGATGGTGATGGCCGACCTCGCACGGGCGCTGAACTCCCACATCACGATGGACTGGATGGCCGTCTCCTCCTACGGGTCGGGCACGCAGTCCTCCGGTGTCGTGCGGATCCTCAAGGACCTCGAGACCGACCTCATGGGCAAGCACGTTCTGATCGCCGAGGACATCATCGACTCCGGCCTGACGCTCTCCTGGCTCAAGGCGAACCTCCTGTCCCGCGGTCCCGCCTCGGTCGAGATCTGCACCCTCCTGCGGAAGCCCGAGGCCGCGAAGGTCGAGATCGACGTCAAGTACGTGGGCTACGACATCCCGAACGAATTCGTGGTCGGCTACGGCCTCGACTTCGCGGAGAAGTACCGCAACCTCGACTTCATCGGCACCCTGGCGCCGCACGTCTACGAGTAGGCCCCGCGGCCTGCCGCCGATACGCCAAGAGGGAACTATTGGCCTGATCCGCGCGTGGTCAATCTCAGACGGTGTATATGTTGAGGTGCTCAGGGGGCACCTGCACGGCAGTGCGCCCGCACATTTTTACTTGCATCAGCAGGAGGGACAGGGCTTGCCGCCCTGAGACGAATGAAATTCAAGAACATCTTCAAGGGGCCCATCTTCTGGATCGTCCTGGCCGTCGTGGCGCTCCTGCTGGTCCTGCCCAGCCTGTTCGGCACGGGCAGCTCCCGCGTCGACACGAACGTCGGGCTCCAGCTCCTCGAAGATGACCAGGTCTCCCAGGCCAAGATCTACGACGGCGAGCAGCGCGTGGACCTCACCCTGCGCGAGGACTACGAGGACATGGGCCAGAGCGTCCAGTTCTTCTACAGCACCGCGCGGGCGGAGGGCGTGGTGGAGGCGATCGACGCCTCCGACACGGACGGCTTCACCGACCAGCCCGCCGAGAGCAACTGGCTCCTCAGCCTCGCCGGCCTGATCTTCCCGATCCTCATCCTCGGCGTCATCTTCTGGTTCCTCCTCAGCCGCATGCAGGGCGGCGGCTCCAAGGTCATGCAGTTCGGCAAGTCCAAGGCCAAGCTCATCACCAAGGACATGCCCCAGGTCACGTTCAACGACGTCGCCGGCGCGGACGAGGCGGTCGAGGAACTGCTCGAGATCAAGGAATTCCTCCAGGAGCCCGCGAAGTTCCAGGCCCTCGGGGCCAAGATCCCCAAGGGCGTGCTCCTCTACGGTCCTCCCGGCACCGGCAAGACCCTCCTCGCCCGCGCGGTCGCCGGCGAGGCCGGTGTGCCGTTCTACTCCATCTCGGGTTCCGACTTCGTGGAGATGTTCGTGGGCGTCGGTGCGTCCCGCGTCAGGGACCTGTTCGAGCAGGCCAAGAACAACGCACCCGCCATCATCTTCGTCGACGAGATCGACGCCGTCGGACGCCACCGCGGTGCCGGCGTGGGCGGCGGCAACGACGAGCGGGAGCAGACCCTCAACCAGCTCCTGGTCGAGATGGACGGTTTCGACGCCACCACCAACGTGATCCTGATCGCCGCGACCAACCGCCCCGACGTCCTGGACCCCGCGCTCCTGCGCCCGGGCCGCTTCGACCGCCAGATCGGCGTCGAGGCCCCGGACATGAGGGGCCGCGAGCACATCCTCTCCGTGCATTCCAAGGGCAAGCCGATGGCCGGCGGCGTGGACCTCAAGGGCGTCGCCAAGAAGACCCCGGGCTTCACCGGTGCCGATCTCGCGAACGTCCTCAACGAGGCGGCGCTCCTCACGGCCCGCTCCAACGCACAGCTCATCGACGACCGCGCCCTCGACGAGGCGATCGACCGCGTCATCGCCGGGCCGCAGAAGCGCAGCCGCGTCATGAAGGAACTCGAGCGGAAGATCACGGCCTACCACGAGGGGGGCCACGCCCTCGTGGCCGCGGCCCTCCGCAACACGGACCCGGTCACCAAGGTGACCATCCTGCCGCGCGGACGCGCCCTCGGGTACACCATGGTGATGCCGAGCGACGACAAGTACTCGGTGACGCGCAACGAACTCCTCGACCAGCTCGCCTACGCGATGGGCGGCCGGGTCGCCGAGGAGATCGTGTTCCACGACCCCTCCACGGGCGCCTCGAACGACATCGAGAAGGCCACCGGGACCGCGCGCAAGATGGTCACCCAGTACGGGATGAGCGAGCGCATCGGCGCGGTGAAGCTGGGCCAGGGTGCGGGGGAGCCGTTCCTCGGACGTGACATGGGCAGCGACCGCGACTACTCCGACCAGCTCGCCCTCGTGGTGGACGAGGAGGTGCGCCGGCTGATCGACAACGCCCACGACGAGGCCTACCAGATCCTCACCGAGAACCGAGACGTGCTGGACCGCCTCGCCCTGGAGCTGCTCGAGCGCGAGACGCTCAACCAGGCCGAGATCGCCGAGGTCTTCACCCACGTCCGCAAGCGCGAACTGCGGGAGGTCTGGCTGTCCAAGCAGACCCGCCCCGTGCACTCGCTGCCGCCGGTCACCTCGCGCAAGGAACGCGCGGAAGCCCTCGAGGGGGGTCAGCCCGCTCCGGAGAGCGTGGCGCCGCAGGACCAGATCGCCCACGCGAACCTCCCCAACGACTTCGACGTGCACGCGTCGGACCTGCCGTCGCCCGAGCCGTCGGAGAACGGGCCGCGGAACACCGGGGGCGGCACGGACCGCTAGGACGGCTGGTCCTGCAGAGGAACGCCTCCGGCCATGGGGCCGGCGGCGACGAGTGCCACACCGAAGGGGAGAACCCGTGACAGATTTCGACGACGAAGTAGTGGATGCAGCCCTGGCCGCCACGGGATCGCCTGTCGACCAGCTCCGCATCCAGCGGGCGGTCCGGGAGATCCTGGCGGCCATCGGCGAGGATCCCGAGCGCGACGGGCTGCTCGAGACCCCGAAGCGCGTGGCGAAGGCCTACGCGGAGATGTTCTCGGGGCTGCACCAGGACGCCGGCGAGGTCCTCTCGACGTCCTTCGACATCGACCACCAGGAGCTCGTGCTGGTGAAGGACATCCCCTTCTACTCCACCTGCGAACACCACCTGGTCCCGTTCCACGGGACGGCGCACATCGGCTACATCCCCTCGGCGGACGGGCGCGTCACGGGTCTGAGCAAACTCGCGCGACTCGTCGAGGTCTATGCGCGGCGTCCGCAGATCCAGGAGAGGCTGACCAGCCAGATCGTTGATGCGATGATGGAACACCTGAAACCCAAGGGCGCGATCGTCGTCATCGAGTGCGAGCACATGTGCATGTCGATGCGCGGGGTGCGGAAGCCTGGCGCCAAGACCGTCACGTCGGCCGTCCGCGGCCAGCTCCGTGAGACGGCGACGCGCGCCGAGGCCATGAGCCTCATACTCGGAAGGTAGGACCGATCCCGATGGATTCACTCGCCGCAACGCCCGGAACCGGACCGGCGACCTCGCCGCTGCCCGTCATCCGGCCCGTCCGCGTCGCCCGGACGGTCCAGGACCTTCCCGCGGACCGCGCCGTCGTCCTCGGCATCCTGAACGTCACCCCCGACTCCTTCAGCGACGGCGGCCGGTACGCCACGACGGACGACGCCATCGGCCACGGACTGCGGATGCACTACGGCGGAGCGGACATCATCGACGTCGGCGGCGAGTCCACGCGCCCCAACGCCCGCGAGGTGCCGGTCGAGGAGGAACTGGCGCGCGTCCTGCCCGTCGTCACGGCGCTC
This window contains:
- the hpt gene encoding hypoxanthine phosphoribosyltransferase, producing MDSNDVQADLKHVLYTREEIQQRINELAEQIDADYQGRDILLVGVLKGAVMVMADLARALNSHITMDWMAVSSYGSGTQSSGVVRILKDLETDLMGKHVLIAEDIIDSGLTLSWLKANLLSRGPASVEICTLLRKPEAAKVEIDVKYVGYDIPNEFVVGYGLDFAEKYRNLDFIGTLAPHVYE
- the ftsH gene encoding ATP-dependent zinc metalloprotease FtsH — translated: MKFKNIFKGPIFWIVLAVVALLLVLPSLFGTGSSRVDTNVGLQLLEDDQVSQAKIYDGEQRVDLTLREDYEDMGQSVQFFYSTARAEGVVEAIDASDTDGFTDQPAESNWLLSLAGLIFPILILGVIFWFLLSRMQGGGSKVMQFGKSKAKLITKDMPQVTFNDVAGADEAVEELLEIKEFLQEPAKFQALGAKIPKGVLLYGPPGTGKTLLARAVAGEAGVPFYSISGSDFVEMFVGVGASRVRDLFEQAKNNAPAIIFVDEIDAVGRHRGAGVGGGNDEREQTLNQLLVEMDGFDATTNVILIAATNRPDVLDPALLRPGRFDRQIGVEAPDMRGREHILSVHSKGKPMAGGVDLKGVAKKTPGFTGADLANVLNEAALLTARSNAQLIDDRALDEAIDRVIAGPQKRSRVMKELERKITAYHEGGHALVAAALRNTDPVTKVTILPRGRALGYTMVMPSDDKYSVTRNELLDQLAYAMGGRVAEEIVFHDPSTGASNDIEKATGTARKMVTQYGMSERIGAVKLGQGAGEPFLGRDMGSDRDYSDQLALVVDEEVRRLIDNAHDEAYQILTENRDVLDRLALELLERETLNQAEIAEVFTHVRKRELREVWLSKQTRPVHSLPPVTSRKERAEALEGGQPAPESVAPQDQIAHANLPNDFDVHASDLPSPEPSENGPRNTGGGTDR
- the folE gene encoding GTP cyclohydrolase I FolE, whose protein sequence is MTDFDDEVVDAALAATGSPVDQLRIQRAVREILAAIGEDPERDGLLETPKRVAKAYAEMFSGLHQDAGEVLSTSFDIDHQELVLVKDIPFYSTCEHHLVPFHGTAHIGYIPSADGRVTGLSKLARLVEVYARRPQIQERLTSQIVDAMMEHLKPKGAIVVIECEHMCMSMRGVRKPGAKTVTSAVRGQLRETATRAEAMSLILGR